The region GAATCGGTCCAACAAAAGGCCATCGTAGATGCCGGTAACGTTCGActcaccttctggaacagttGGGTTGCTAATCGTGCGGCGCACAATTCCAACCTGGCGATCGAGTGCGTATTCGCCAATGAAACCACTTTCGACTTCGCTGCTAACAATTGCACCGTCACAATGTTGTCCGTCGATTCTGCGCGTACATAACAGCAAGCACCATATGCACTTTGTGACGCATCAGCGAAGACGTGCAATTGCAAGCTGACCGTTGTAGGTTGGGAGATAAAACGTGGCACTCTTAATTCGCGTAGCGAATATAACGTTGAATGAAAGCTTCTCCACTCTTGTtgaagctcaccgggcagtgcacgttcccaatcccaagcctttccattctccttcaaactccacaaacgttgtagaaagactttcgcgatgatgattgtcggacccaacaaaccaagtgggtcgaatatgcttgccgtgtacgacaagatcaagcttctcgttaatacttcagctggttgtggaaggccaaccttgaaggaaaacgaatcgtTGGCGGGTTCCCAAACCAGCCCCAGCGTCGAAACAGCTTGACCATCCTTCCACTCGTGCATTGATTGAATCGCAAGATCTTCACGTGGGACATCTAGAAGCGATTCTGGAACGTTAGAtgcccactttttcaatgcgaaaccagctgaatcgaGCATTGCGGTGATTTGCTTTCGCACTTCTACTGCTTCGTTAAGGTCAGTCGCTCCTGTTAGTAGATCGTCGACGTAAAAATCACGTAACACGGGATCAACTGCCTTCGGGAATTGATCTTTGTGGTCATGCGCAACCTGCTGGAGCGTTCTAGTGGCGAGGAATGGAGCTGACGCCGTGCCGTAAGTAacggtattcagctcgtaGGTCGATATCGGATCCAGGGGGCTCTTTCGGTACCTGATACGTAGCAGATTCCGATCGATGATGGTGTGGAGAATTTGccggtacattttttccacatcgGCCACTAATGCGATTGCGTAGGACCTGAATCGCAATATAATCGTTAGTAGATCTTCCTGGACAATTGGGCCAACTAGTAACGTATCGTTTAAGGAGTATCCCGAGCTCGTTTTACAGGACGCGTCAAACACGACCCGTACTTTTGTGGATGTACTCGATtccttcaccaccgcatggTGAGGAATATAACAATGCGGAACACTATCATCCACTGGTTCGGTAAGTTTTCGCATGTGACCAAGTTCCTCGTACTCTTGCATGAAACGCTTATATTCCATCTCCATTTCAGGGTTGATCTTCAATCGCCGCTCCACAGCCATCAGTCGTCGATCCGCAATCTCCTTTGATGAACCCAATACTATATCTGCTCTGGGATTACGAGGCAGACAAACGATGTAACGACCATGGTGATCACGCGTTGTAGTGGCAGCATAATGCTTCTCACAAGCATCTTCCTCAAGCGAGAGAGCGGGTCCCTCTAGATTGGTCTCGTTCTCCCAAAACCGTTGCAGCAATGTATCGAGAGACTCATGGCTCCTAATTGAGTGGCACGAAACAGGACTAGCGACTGAAATGTGGGAAGTATTCCCAGCAACTGTCCACCCAAACGGAGTCTCAACCAACCAAGGACCGCCTTTGACCAGTAACTGCTTCTTTCCGGTATGCCATTCCCAATATGCATCACTCCCAATGATCACATCAACTCTTGAAGGAAGGTTAAAGGCAGGATCAGCCAACGGAACGTCAGGGAATTTCCAACCAGCAACATCGATTGGGGCAGTCGGTATCTCAGCACAAGGGGAGTTCACTATCAGGAACTCAAGTGGCGACGAAAATGGCGCTGACTTTGACTGCACCGTTGCGATGATCGAACCCTTGGCTTGCTGAACACCCTCACCGATACCTGTCAATGCAACGTTGATCTTTGTACGACGTGTCAGCAGCTTCCGCGCTAGGGATTCGGACACGATATTGCACATGGATCCTGAATCCAACAACGCTCGTGCTTCATGCCGAATGCCATGGTCATCGACTAACCAGAGAACCACCGTTTTGAGAACCACAATTTCATTGCTCGAACCTACGTTCATGGTTACCTGTGGCGGTGAATCGTCGTGCAACATGCTGTGATGACGTGCGTTGCACTTGTTGCAACGGAAGACGGAATTGCACGACCGTACCTGATGATTCGGGttcaaacagttgaagcaTAGTTTATGCTTCGCAATCACTTCACGCCGGAACTTTACGTCTCCTTTGCAGAACTTCGGGCAGCTTCGTAGATGGTGTGGCTCTGCACACTCTAATGGACAGGATGCGTAGGATGTGCTGCTAGCTGGCTTCCGCGTTGACACTGAATTGCTCACGTATCTAAcctttcctcccattcttctttctccacaggccaccggcgtttgtttcgattcaGATATCTTCGCTAACGTTTGGGACGAACGAAGGATTCGGATTCTATCCTGCAGGAAATCGATTAGATCTGAATACTTATCCTTGGGGCTGGCcgatgaatgcttttcccaagctagGATGGTTGATGAATCCAATTTGAAGAACAGCAATGTGGTGAGGGGAGTGTCCCAGTTGTCAACCGGTTCCTTCAGCTTTCTTAAaccgttcacgtgccgcgtgaacTCGTCCACAagctgcgccaattcatccacaGATCCTTCATGCATCGCGGGAAGGTGATGCAATGTTCGATAATAATCACGGACTAACATGCGCGGGTTATCATACCGTTTCAGCAGCGCGGCCCAGGTGGTCGCATAGTTGTCCGCGGTCAATGTGGTATGCTCGAACAGCAGCGCCGCCTCACTCTTCAATGATGACAACAGATACTGAAGTTTCAGTATCGAAGGTATATCTGCTGACGAATCGATCATTGCCACGAAGCGATCACGAAACGTGAGCCACTTCGTCGTATCACCGTCGAACGTGGGGAGATCGATTTTCGGTAACCGCACATTAATTGATCCGAAATTACCCGTTGAGTTCAGGCTAGAATTGGCTTGCAAAATCGACGCGTTGAGAGGATTGGCTTCACACGGTTGCctttgcaacaaaaatcctttcacctttcggtacacactgtccatttcacatcgctcttgcagcaaagcttctaacgcttcgggagattcttccaattcctccagtTTTGCTACCGCGTTCAAATAATCTTGAACATGCCGTTCTAGCTGATCCAAGCACACTGGTATTTCACCCACATCACTTTCACtataatcgtttttaaattgttcaatgttcttcacaagcatttgcgcttggcgcttttttaattgcgcggctttgattttcttctccattttctacgttgcttcactaacacacacgtaaaatgAACAAAGTTCAATGTTCTGCACTTCACTAACACTTAATACAGACGATGTAACGttcactttgaatttgattcgaaattgttcacaacctgctgcgttgcatgcaagtttcgTTAGAATACGATAGGAGTGATGGCCGTTAAAATGGAACCACGCTTCGCAATGGCGTAGATTTCCGATGAAGCTAAGCTACGCGGGACGCTAAGCTTTGCCTGTTGCCTTAAGTTGATGCGTAACAACAACTTTCACTCCAGTAAGtcgatttgaataaatcgcaacacaactcacgagaaaacaaacgaacatacAAGGGTTCACGTGCACGTAATGACCTTTCACAGCAATTCGCGCCAATATGCGGAGCAAGACAGCGAACTGTTCGTTtcctcacaaacacagagaTGATTCACGTCACTGTGTACGGTAATTAACGTAGTGAATTTTTTCCGAAATCACTAAACCGACTTCAccagatccggttcgaaggaccaaaaatgtagaatattatcactggttgggagtgatttttgtgatatcagacggacgttaaagagttgtagtgttgcgcgctcgacttacaatttcatactgtttattcactggtccggttacaagttcatcctattcgattacatagttcatccattggtcaagtcactttccccttaattcacttctaagttcgttcgtgtgcgtcaatttatactatctgcttatagtgttgttcctttaccatatttcgtgtaataattaatatttcatgcattttctacagcaccaacagccctttcaaaaaatgcaatctaatcaatttcaacgtcaacctccaccagaaccgatggacgttgatcaatctatcagaactcgccaagtaaattacggaaatcgtccaaattcaaacaatgtgagaccaccaaaacgacctagagtcaataatatccaaacaaacgccagaaacataaacaacattaatcatatagcagatgccaatcttgcacaaacattcgaaaacgtaaacaacatcgtgaataacacaacggttgacaatgtgcaacagtcattcgaacgatatttcagaacaattgaaaaacaagaaggtaataacttcagagaaacttttgaagaagcagagctgaattttttagaataaactcagcgttgccttacttcttattctatggtaacgcttcagaaccactcaaaatgttaattgatactggatctaataaaaaatacatacatccaaaatatgcaaaaatttcacacaaggttgataaaccatttttcgtatcatccgtagcaggagatattaaaatcgacgcttattctcaagcacgattattcaaaccatattcagataaaatgctaaaattttatcatttagaaaatttaaaatcgtttgatgccataattggacacgattcactaaaggaaattaaagcagtaattgacacagccaatgaaatattaatcattgatggcacacatgtcattccattacaacaataccaactacaggaagtaaataaaataaacattcgtgataatcatctgaaccaaaacgaaaaaagaaagctacatgacctattacaggaatatcaagatcttttccaaccaccagatttgaaactaccttgtacatcgcgagtaaaagcgacaataagaacaaaagatgaatcaccagtttatagtaaaacgtatccctatccccaagcacttaaaggtgaagttaacaagcaaattgaaaaactcctaaatgatggaatcatcagaccttcgaaatccccatacaatgcaccagtgtggattgttccaaaaaaactggatgctgccaatgaaaaaaaatatagacttgtcgtagactacagaaaattgaatactcaaacaataagcgataaatatcctattccggatccatctactgttttagccaatctaggttcaaataaatatttcacaactcttgacttagcgtcaggatttcatcaagtacctatgtcggaaaatgatatcgaaaaaactgcattttcaataaacaacggaaaatatgaattcgtacgcatgccatttggtttaaaaaatgccccttcaatattccaacgcgtcatggacgacactttaagggaacacatcggaaaaatttgtcacatatacatcgatgacataatcatttttagcaaaacagttgaagaacatctgcaaaatttaagaattgttctagaaactctgagagccgctaatttcaaaatacaaccggataaatctgaatttctaaagacagaagttgaattcctcggattcatagtctcaagtgaaggacttaaaccaaatataaaaaagattgaagccataaaaaaattcccagaaccacaaaaccttaaagaactaagaagattcttaggaatgtcaggttactaccgcaggtttattaaaaactatgcacaactggcaaaacccatcacaaaactcctaagaggggaggatggccatcgccaaatttccaaacacgaatcaaaaaatttccctattaaatttgatcaaaccgcaaaaaacgcatttcaaacccttaaagacataatatcttctaatgatgttttagcttttccagatttccagaagccattcgaactaacaacagatgcatcggaaaaagcactaggagctgtgctttcacaaaaatgtcacgacggtgatagaccgataaccttcatttctcgtactctttccaaaacagaggaaaattatgcaaccaacgaaaaggaaatgcttgccatcggttgggcactacaaacattgagaaatttcatatacggagctaaaattaatattcatacagatcatcaaccattaacatttgctttatctccgcagaacaacaacgcaaaactgaaaagatggaaatctttcatggaggaacacgattaccaattattctacaaacccggaagatcaaacgttgtagcagatgcactttcccgtatacaactaaactcattaacgccaactcagcactcagctgacgaagacgatcattcttatataccttca is a window of Anopheles stephensi strain Indian unplaced genomic scaffold, UCI_ANSTEP_V1.0 ucontig432, whole genome shotgun sequence DNA encoding:
- the LOC118517020 gene encoding uncharacterized protein LOC118517020 yields the protein MIDSSADIPSILKLQYLLSSLKSEAALLFEHTTLTADNYATTWAALLKRYDNPRMLVRDYYRTLHHLPAMHEGSVDELAQLVDEFTRHVNGLRKLKEPVDNWDTPLTTLLFFKLDSSTILAWEKHSSASPKDKYSDLIDFLQDRIRILRSSQTLAKISESKQTPVVRSCNSVFRCNKCNARHHSMLHDDSPPQVTMNVGSSNEIVVLKTVVLWLVDDHGIRHEARALLDSGSMCNIVSESLARKLLTRRTKINVALTGIGEGVQQAKGSIIATVQSKSAPFSSPLEFLIVNSPCAEIPTAPIDVAGWKFPDVPLADPAFNLPSRVDVIIGSDAYWEWHTGKKQLLVKGGPWSHESLDTLLQRFWENETNLEGPALSLEEDACEKHYAATTTRDHHGRYIVCLPRNPRADIVLGSSKEIADRRLMAVERRLKINPEMEMEYKRFMQEYEELGHMRKLTEPVDDSVPHCYIPHHAVVKESSTSTKVRVVFDASCKTSSGYSLNDTLLVGPIVQEDLLTIILRFRSYAIALVADVEKMYRQILHTIIDRNLLRIRYRKSPLDPISTYELNTVTYGTASAPFLATRTLQQVAHDHKDQFPKAVDPVLRDFYVDDLLTGATDLNEAVEVRKQITAMLDSAGFALKKWASNVPESLLDVPREDLAIQSMHEWKDGQAVSTLGLVWEPANDSFSFK